The following proteins are encoded in a genomic region of Enterocloster clostridioformis:
- a CDS encoding ATP-binding cassette domain-containing protein, with translation MPDQNHIVIQGLCQNNLKNISLKIPKEKLIVFTGVSGSGKSSIVFDTIAAESQRQMNETYSAYVRGRLPKYEKPKAERIENLSPSVIIDQNPLGGNARSTVGTISDMYSALRLLYSRIGEPYVGTPSCFSFNSPGGMCPECSGLGKVMTLDILPLIREDKSWNEGMVELPTFRVGNWYWKQYTDSGLFDLDKKWQDYSERERNLLLYGSEEPGGKRVSKQVEGIHNMMSRLLLKRDSSELGETSAGRLAKYVRESDCPLCHGKRLNGAALSSKIAGYDISEMCGMELTRLRQVLEAVTDPRGRSVAESLVMTLTRMIEIGLPYLSLNREAATLSGGEAQRLKLVRCMGSALTGMLYIFDEPSTGMHPRDVHRMTRLLRALRDKGNTVLVVEHDKDVISIADEVIDVGPLAGKNGGEVLYQGSYQGLLGSGTLTGKAMKMEIPFKAEPRKPKGFLPVKHASLHNLKHVSVDIPLHVLTAVTGVAGSGKSSLIRDVFAGQYPEQVILVDQSPVTATGRSTPATFLGFFDDIRKQMAKENNVSAALFSFNSKGACPVCKGRGAVTTELVFMDPVTTTCEACGGSRYSDEALSYLYKGKNIVELLDMSAGEAEDFFSGCPKIRRALHAMVEVGLSYLSLGQPLSTLSGGERQRVKLAKYLGQKGNIYVLDEPTTGLHASDVKTIMKLLDGFVEQGNTVVVIEHNMDVVKLADYVIDMGPDGGTLGGEVVFTGTPQELAEYGQTITADYLRKC, from the coding sequence ATGCCAGATCAGAATCATATCGTTATTCAAGGCTTATGCCAGAACAATCTGAAAAATATTTCCTTAAAAATACCAAAAGAAAAGCTCATTGTATTCACCGGGGTCTCCGGATCCGGGAAATCCAGCATCGTGTTTGACACCATTGCGGCGGAGAGCCAGCGCCAGATGAACGAAACCTACAGCGCTTATGTCCGGGGCAGGCTCCCGAAGTATGAGAAGCCAAAGGCGGAAAGGATTGAAAATCTCTCCCCCTCGGTCATCATCGACCAGAACCCTCTTGGGGGCAACGCCCGTTCCACGGTGGGGACCATCAGCGACATGTATTCCGCCCTGCGGCTGCTCTACTCCCGGATTGGGGAACCCTATGTGGGAACGCCCTCCTGCTTTTCCTTCAACAGTCCAGGGGGCATGTGTCCGGAGTGCTCCGGTTTGGGGAAGGTGATGACGCTGGACATCCTTCCTCTTATTAGGGAAGATAAAAGCTGGAATGAGGGGATGGTGGAACTGCCCACGTTTCGTGTGGGGAACTGGTACTGGAAGCAGTACACAGACAGCGGCCTGTTTGACCTGGATAAAAAATGGCAGGACTATTCCGAAAGGGAACGGAATCTTCTGCTGTATGGTTCGGAGGAACCGGGCGGGAAGCGGGTGTCAAAGCAGGTGGAGGGCATCCACAACATGATGAGCCGGCTGCTGTTAAAACGGGACAGCTCGGAGCTTGGGGAAACTTCCGCAGGCCGGCTGGCAAAATATGTCCGGGAATCCGACTGTCCCCTCTGTCACGGGAAACGCCTGAACGGGGCGGCTCTGTCCAGTAAGATTGCCGGGTATGACATCAGCGAGATGTGCGGGATGGAACTGACCAGGCTCAGACAGGTTCTGGAGGCGGTCACAGACCCAAGGGGCAGGTCCGTGGCCGAAAGCCTGGTTATGACCCTGACCCGCATGATCGAGATCGGCCTCCCTTACCTTTCCCTGAACCGGGAAGCGGCCACCCTGTCCGGCGGAGAGGCACAGCGCCTGAAGCTGGTGCGCTGCATGGGGAGTGCCCTCACGGGCATGCTCTATATTTTCGATGAACCAAGCACCGGGATGCACCCACGGGATGTACACCGGATGACCAGGCTGCTGCGTGCCCTCCGGGATAAGGGGAATACGGTCCTGGTGGTGGAGCATGATAAGGATGTGATCTCCATTGCGGATGAAGTGATTGATGTGGGGCCGCTGGCAGGAAAAAACGGCGGGGAGGTTCTCTATCAGGGCAGCTATCAGGGGCTCCTTGGTTCCGGCACATTAACCGGGAAGGCCATGAAGATGGAGATACCCTTTAAGGCGGAGCCAAGGAAACCCAAAGGATTCCTGCCTGTTAAACATGCCAGCCTGCACAATCTGAAACATGTTTCCGTTGATATCCCCCTGCATGTGCTGACTGCGGTGACCGGTGTGGCCGGTTCCGGGAAAAGCTCCCTGATCCGGGACGTGTTTGCCGGGCAGTATCCGGAACAGGTCATCCTGGTGGACCAGTCCCCGGTGACAGCCACCGGGCGCTCAACCCCGGCCACCTTCCTGGGATTTTTCGATGATATCCGAAAACAGATGGCGAAAGAAAACAACGTGAGCGCCGCCCTGTTTTCCTTTAACAGCAAAGGCGCCTGCCCGGTCTGCAAGGGACGGGGGGCTGTCACCACCGAGCTGGTCTTCATGGACCCGGTGACGACCACCTGCGAAGCCTGCGGTGGGAGTCGCTACAGTGATGAGGCGCTTTCCTATTTATACAAAGGAAAAAATATTGTGGAGCTTCTGGATATGAGCGCAGGGGAGGCCGAAGACTTCTTTTCCGGCTGTCCGAAAATCCGCAGGGCGCTGCACGCCATGGTGGAGGTGGGGCTTTCCTACCTTTCCCTTGGACAGCCCTTATCCACTCTGTCAGGAGGCGAGCGGCAGCGGGTAAAGCTGGCAAAATACCTGGGGCAGAAGGGGAACATCTATGTGCTGGATGAACCCACCACCGGGCTCCATGCCTCCGATGTGAAGACAATTATGAAGCTTCTGGACGGCTTTGTGGAGCAGGGGAACACGGTGGTGGTGATCGAACATAACATGGATGTGGTAAAGCTGGCGGATTACGTGATTGATATGGGGCCGGACGGGGGTACGCTGGGAGGCGAGGTAGTCTTTACCGGAACCCCGCAGGAGCTGGCGGAATATGGACAGACCATTACGGCTGATTATCTAAGGAAATGCTGA
- a CDS encoding ABC transporter ATP-binding protein, which yields MSETIKKIEEAVLTKGLTKSYRGRTVLKGLNLSVKAGTVFGLLGANGAGKSTTIECILGTKQADGGTALVLGRDAKKDRRAVFQKVGVQFQEGDYQPEIKVSELCGETACLYERPADWRKLCERFGIGDKIGHAVKSLSGGERQRLFIVLALIPNPELVFLDELTTGLDARARRTVWKILEDLKGEGLTIFLTSHFMDEVEALCDEICILRKGEAVFYGTVEQAKAQSGCERLEDAYLKFADEEVVA from the coding sequence ATGAGCGAAACCATAAAAAAGATAGAAGAGGCTGTCCTGACAAAGGGCCTGACCAAAAGCTATCGGGGAAGAACCGTGCTGAAAGGTCTGAATCTGTCGGTCAAGGCCGGCACGGTCTTTGGCCTGCTGGGGGCAAACGGCGCCGGAAAGAGTACCACCATCGAATGCATCCTGGGAACGAAACAGGCGGATGGCGGAACTGCCCTGGTATTGGGGCGGGATGCAAAAAAGGACCGGCGCGCCGTATTTCAGAAAGTGGGCGTCCAGTTTCAGGAAGGGGATTACCAGCCGGAGATTAAGGTATCCGAGCTTTGCGGGGAAACTGCCTGCCTGTATGAGAGGCCGGCAGACTGGCGGAAGCTGTGTGAACGTTTCGGAATCGGGGATAAGATAGGTCATGCCGTGAAAAGTCTTTCCGGCGGGGAGCGCCAGCGGCTGTTTATTGTCCTGGCGTTGATACCGAACCCGGAGCTTGTGTTCCTGGACGAGCTGACTACCGGGCTGGACGCAAGGGCACGCCGGACGGTGTGGAAAATCCTTGAGGATTTAAAGGGCGAAGGGCTGACCATCTTCCTTACTTCCCATTTCATGGATGAGGTGGAAGCCCTCTGCGATGAAATCTGTATCCTGAGAAAAGGGGAGGCCGTGTTTTACGGCACTGTGGAGCAGGCGAAGGCCCAGAGCGGCTGTGAACGTCTGGAGGATGCCTATTTGAAATTTGCGGACGAGGAGGTTGTGGCATGA
- a CDS encoding helix-turn-helix domain-containing protein, with the protein MKEQTAAVQRMQDYIEAHLEADITLAQLSAVSLFSPWHSYRLFKEFLGVTPAEYIRRLRLSRSAMRLKEEQCLVTEAAFDCGFGSVDGYTRAFYREFGCRPGEYLKDPVPIALFIPYGVKFRELREDVLDMEMKNLQSVFVQVIRKPERKVIIKRGIKAEDYFAYCEEVSCEVWGILKSMDSLCGEPVCLWLPEAYKKPGTSTYVQGVEAEADYEGEIPEGFDVISLPAAEYLAVQGEPFREEDYSQAILAVQYAIDHYDPTVIGYEWDEESPRIQLEPRGERGYIELRAIKKQQA; encoded by the coding sequence TTGAAAGAACAGACAGCGGCGGTCCAGAGGATGCAGGATTATATCGAAGCCCATCTGGAAGCGGATATCACACTGGCACAGCTGTCAGCCGTCTCCCTGTTTTCCCCCTGGCATTCCTACCGGCTGTTTAAGGAGTTTTTGGGGGTGACGCCGGCAGAGTATATCCGCAGGCTCCGGCTTTCCCGGTCCGCCATGCGGCTGAAGGAGGAACAGTGCCTTGTAACGGAGGCGGCCTTTGACTGCGGGTTTGGCAGTGTGGACGGGTATACCCGTGCCTTTTACCGGGAATTCGGCTGCAGGCCGGGGGAATATCTGAAGGACCCGGTGCCGATTGCCCTGTTTATCCCATACGGCGTAAAATTCAGAGAACTGAGGGAGGATGTTTTGGATATGGAAATGAAGAATCTGCAGAGCGTATTTGTCCAGGTAATCCGGAAACCGGAGAGAAAAGTCATCATCAAACGGGGGATAAAAGCGGAAGATTATTTTGCGTACTGTGAAGAAGTGAGCTGCGAGGTCTGGGGGATATTAAAAAGTATGGATTCCCTCTGCGGGGAGCCGGTCTGCCTGTGGCTGCCGGAGGCCTATAAAAAGCCTGGCACTTCCACCTATGTACAGGGGGTGGAGGCAGAGGCGGATTACGAAGGGGAAATCCCGGAGGGGTTTGATGTTATTTCCCTGCCTGCCGCCGAGTATCTGGCAGTCCAGGGAGAGCCTTTCCGGGAGGAGGATTATTCTCAGGCGATTCTTGCCGTACAGTATGCCATCGACCACTATGACCCGACTGTAATTGGATACGAGTGGGATGAGGAAAGCCCCCGTATCCAGTTGGAGCCCAGAGGGGAGAGGGGATATATTGAGCTTCGGGCAATTAAAAAGCAGCAAGCGTAA
- a CDS encoding TetR/AcrR family transcriptional regulator, producing MSRLADAGGVSKSLLFHYFLNKKELYLYLWEHAGRLYREKVRKGDTQTTDLFEILCQRVLAGCVFMRETPTIYLFILRAFLRKTRKSGKNFRIIIRQRFFTEQRIYGGRQIWTCSGRVLIRSCC from the coding sequence ATGTCCAGGCTTGCGGATGCCGGCGGCGTATCCAAATCCCTGCTGTTTCATTATTTCTTAAATAAAAAGGAACTGTATCTGTACCTTTGGGAGCATGCAGGCAGGCTTTACCGTGAAAAAGTAAGGAAGGGAGATACGCAGACCACGGATTTGTTTGAGATTCTCTGCCAGAGGGTTCTGGCAGGCTGTGTCTTTATGAGGGAGACCCCGACCATATACCTGTTTATATTGAGGGCATTTTTGAGGAAAACCAGGAAATCAGGGAAGAACTTCAGAATAATTATAAGACAGCGTTTTTTCACGGAACAGAGGATATACGGGGGCCGGCAGATATGGACCTGTTCCGGCCGGGTATTGATACGCAGCTGTTGTTAG
- a CDS encoding AraC family transcriptional regulator gives MDWIKRLNQAIDFIEENLDGELDYEDVAGIAGCPSYYFQQLFLYMTDMTLREYIRRRRLSLSAVELQKGNGKVTDIAMKYGYESPTAFTRAFKNFHGITPSAVKTEPVSFQAYPPISFSMAIHGGVPLQFRIEEKEAFRILGLSCPLSKELTENFERIPTVWDAALADGTLARLISMAEGKPEGLLGVSIHHTEDWKYLIAVRSDQKPGEYEEYQIPACKWAVFEGKGTNRTLQELERRVITQWLPTSGYTYADIPDIEVYLHADPEDAVYEYWLPVR, from the coding sequence ATGGACTGGATAAAACGGTTGAACCAGGCGATTGATTTTATAGAAGAGAACCTGGATGGGGAACTGGATTATGAAGATGTAGCCGGGATTGCGGGCTGCCCTTCCTACTATTTCCAACAGTTGTTTTTATATATGACAGACATGACATTGCGGGAATACATACGGCGGCGCAGGCTGTCTCTGTCCGCCGTGGAACTGCAAAAAGGAAATGGGAAAGTAACGGATATTGCCATGAAGTATGGTTATGAATCTCCCACCGCATTTACCAGGGCTTTTAAGAATTTTCATGGAATCACGCCCTCTGCTGTAAAAACGGAACCGGTATCCTTTCAGGCATATCCGCCCATTTCTTTTTCCATGGCAATCCACGGAGGGGTGCCGCTGCAATTCAGGATAGAGGAAAAAGAAGCGTTCCGGATACTGGGACTGTCCTGTCCCCTGTCGAAAGAACTGACAGAGAATTTTGAAAGAATACCAACGGTATGGGATGCCGCACTGGCAGACGGAACACTTGCCAGATTAATCTCCATGGCAGAGGGAAAGCCGGAGGGACTTCTCGGTGTCAGTATCCATCATACGGAAGACTGGAAATATCTGATTGCTGTCCGTTCCGATCAGAAGCCGGGGGAATACGAAGAATATCAGATTCCGGCATGCAAATGGGCGGTTTTTGAAGGAAAGGGGACGAACCGTACTCTTCAGGAACTGGAAAGGCGTGTCATTACCCAATGGCTCCCTACGTCTGGCTACACCTACGCAGATATACCGGATATTGAGGTGTATCTCCATGCAGACCCGGAAGACGCAGTCTATGAATACTGGCTTCCTGTACGATAA
- a CDS encoding RloB family protein → MPKKAGMEKWKKKRRQEYLEMKRYRYYIFCEGQQTEPLYFVGFKKLIEDNPIYKDMVLIEIEPCQAETMRVIGMAERYVKKNKIQKGQIWCVYDKDSFPADDFNGVVNRAENLNKENSQLQYHTAWSNECIEFWFLLHFAYYTANNHRREYIAFLNDKFRELGIGKYQKNMKDIFDILTEKGNPKLAIRYARRIINDGKSKTPAEIAPGTKVYELVEELVKYLPEHVAQRFKEACN, encoded by the coding sequence ATGCCTAAAAAAGCTGGAATGGAGAAGTGGAAAAAGAAGCGCCGTCAGGAGTACCTGGAAATGAAGCGGTACAGATATTATATCTTCTGCGAGGGGCAGCAGACAGAGCCTCTGTACTTTGTGGGATTCAAAAAGCTGATTGAAGATAATCCGATTTACAAGGATATGGTTCTAATTGAAATAGAACCCTGTCAGGCAGAAACGATGCGAGTAATCGGAATGGCGGAAAGATATGTAAAGAAGAACAAAATCCAAAAGGGCCAGATTTGGTGCGTTTATGATAAAGACAGCTTTCCGGCAGATGATTTTAATGGTGTTGTCAATCGGGCAGAGAACTTAAATAAAGAAAATTCTCAACTTCAATATCATACAGCATGGAGTAATGAATGTATTGAGTTCTGGTTTCTTTTGCATTTTGCATATTATACAGCGAATAATCACAGGAGGGAATACATAGCATTCCTGAATGATAAATTCAGGGAATTGGGGATTGGAAAATATCAGAAAAATATGAAAGATATTTTTGATATTTTGACGGAAAAAGGGAATCCAAAGCTGGCAATTCGATATGCCAGACGTATCATAAATGATGGTAAAAGTAAGACACCAGCAGAAATTGCGCCGGGAACGAAGGTGTATGAGTTGGTGGAAGAACTGGTTAAGTATTTGCCGGAGCATGTTGCACAGAGATTTAAGGAAGCTTGCAATTAA
- a CDS encoding DNA alkylation repair protein has product MDCQEMINELRAQASEKYRENMIRMGIPAENSIGVATSVVRGLAKKAGKSQELASELWNTKYHEARMLAVLLMNPKVTTDAEAERLLLDVVSWDLCDHLCKNLFLKMKNRDIFIAEWIQEPQLYKKRAAFVLIAASVIHDRKLTDETVDGYLELVTQYADDGREHVKKAVSTALREIGKKSFHYNEKALLLAHEWMEGESRTLRWIGKDAAKELETMVKAEGRGRLISANTRMGKESGGSG; this is encoded by the coding sequence ATGGATTGTCAGGAGATGATAAATGAGCTTAGGGCACAGGCTTCTGAGAAATACAGGGAAAATATGATTCGGATGGGGATACCGGCCGAAAACAGTATTGGTGTGGCAACGTCCGTGGTAAGGGGCCTTGCAAAGAAAGCCGGGAAATCGCAGGAGCTGGCATCTGAACTGTGGAATACAAAATACCACGAGGCAAGGATGCTGGCGGTCTTGTTGATGAACCCGAAGGTGACAACGGATGCTGAGGCAGAGAGGCTGCTCCTTGATGTGGTTTCCTGGGATTTATGCGACCACCTGTGTAAAAATTTATTTTTGAAGATGAAAAACAGGGATATTTTTATTGCGGAGTGGATACAGGAACCTCAGTTATATAAAAAAAGGGCGGCATTTGTGCTGATTGCAGCTTCTGTGATACATGACAGGAAGCTGACGGATGAAACGGTGGACGGCTATCTGGAGCTGGTTACGCAGTATGCGGATGATGGACGGGAGCATGTAAAAAAGGCGGTTTCCACTGCCTTGAGAGAAATCGGGAAAAAGAGTTTTCATTATAACGAAAAGGCACTTTTGCTGGCGCATGAGTGGATGGAGGGAGAGAGCAGGACATTGAGGTGGATTGGAAAGGATGCGGCGAAGGAACTGGAAACCATGGTAAAGGCAGAAGGGCGGGGACGTCTGATTTCCGCAAATACCAGGATGGGAAAGGAATCAGGAGGTTCGGGATGA
- a CDS encoding ABC transporter permease, with the protein MRTFFSLLKTELKLNIRNMNMVIFAIIMPVVVLVILGFIYQAKPAFPGAEYTFLEQSMSAVCTISICAGGLMGLPLVVAGYRERKILKRFRVTPISPVMLLGVEFTIYVLYAAVSMALVFPMAAVFWGVRLPGSPAAFLGSWLLTLVSTLSIGMMVGGIAKNEKMASVIACLLYFPMLIFSGATLPFEVMPEMMQKIVALFPLTQGIQLMKAAFLGMHTEPVWAPAAVMGIVTILCAGAAVKFFKWE; encoded by the coding sequence ATGAGAACTTTTTTCAGTCTTTTAAAAACAGAACTGAAGCTGAATATCCGGAATATGAACATGGTGATCTTTGCCATCATTATGCCGGTTGTGGTACTGGTCATCCTTGGTTTCATTTACCAGGCAAAGCCCGCTTTTCCGGGGGCGGAGTATACGTTCCTGGAGCAGTCCATGAGCGCGGTCTGCACCATCTCCATCTGCGCCGGGGGCCTGATGGGGCTGCCTCTGGTGGTAGCCGGGTACCGGGAACGGAAAATCCTCAAACGGTTCCGGGTGACGCCCATCAGCCCGGTTATGCTGCTGGGGGTGGAATTTACCATCTATGTGCTGTATGCTGCGGTTTCCATGGCTTTGGTTTTTCCGATGGCGGCTGTATTCTGGGGCGTAAGGCTTCCCGGCAGCCCGGCGGCATTCCTTGGGAGCTGGCTCCTTACCCTGGTTTCCACCTTAAGCATCGGGATGATGGTGGGCGGCATTGCGAAAAATGAAAAAATGGCCAGTGTGATCGCCTGCCTTTTGTACTTTCCCATGCTGATTTTTTCCGGGGCTACGCTGCCCTTTGAGGTGATGCCGGAGATGATGCAGAAAATCGTAGCCCTTTTCCCGCTGACACAGGGGATACAGCTTATGAAGGCGGCTTTTCTGGGGATGCATACGGAACCTGTCTGGGCACCGGCAGCGGTTATGGGGATTGTTACTATTCTGTGCGCAGGTGCGGCGGTGAAATTTTTTAAATGGGAGTGA